The genomic DNA ACCCGGATGGGGCTTGGACGGCGCTGCATCCGCTGGCGCTGGCGGTGGCCGCTGATTGCAGCTTCATCGCCCGCGGCTTTGCCGGTGATCTGGAACAACTGGCGGCTCTGATCGCCGCCGGAGTCCGGCACCCGGGTTTTGCCCTGGTGGAGATATTACAGCCGTGCGTCAGCTTTAATAAGAAAAACACTTTTCAATGGTATCAGGAACGGGTATATAAACTGGAGGATGAGTCTGGTTATGATACGGCTGACCGGACGGCAGCTTTTGGCAAGGCACTGGAGTGGGGAGATAAGATTCCCACCGGCGTCATCTACCGTCATCCCAGAGAGACCTTTGATGAATATCTCGGCACTGCCGGCAAAGAGCCGCTGGTGTTGCGCCGGCCGGACATCAGGTCGGTGGCAGACCTCTTTGAAGAGTTCCGCTAGCCGCCTGAACTACTGCCGCCGGGTGATGCTATAATAATTTCCGAAGGTGGATGACAGTAGATGAGAAAAGAACAAAAGATACTTAAAAAAGCCGGAACCATTGCCGTAGTCGGCGCCTCGCCGGATATTTCCCGGCATTCCAACGCCGTTACCGCTTACCTGATAGCGTCCGGTTTTCGGGTGATACCGGTCAATCCCAATGCCGCCGAGGTTTTGGGGTTGAAAAGCTACCCGGACCTTAAATCCGTGCCGGAACCGGTGGACATCGTTAATGTCTTTCGGGCTTCAGAGCATACGCCGGAAATTGCCGAAGATGCCGTGGCTATCGGCGCCAGAGTGTTGTGGCTGCAGCAGGGCGTGGTCAATGAAACAGCGGCGGATATTGCCATGCGGGGCGGGCTGGAGGTCATTATGGACCGGTGTATCGCCCGGGCTCACGCCGCCATGACCGGTCTCAGTCACTAGCCGGCGGTGACAATCAGCGCTTTCCGTGATATTCTTAAATATATGCCTTGTACATTTTCACCGCTGAGTCCGGCGGAGCTTTCGGCGCGATGGGGCGGTGATATTAACCTCAGCGCGCCTTTTCCGTTTGTCACTCCCGGGTGGCTAAACGTCTGGTGGCGCAATTTCGGAGCCGACGATGAACTCCTGCTGCTCCTGGCCGAAAAAGACGGCCAGGCCGTGGGCCTGGCGCCGCTCCGGCTGGCGGGCGGCACGGTGCGTTTTATCGGCAGTGCCGATGTTTGTGATTACCTGGATTTTGTAGTCCGTGAAGGCGGGGAAGACGATTTCTTTGCCGCCCTTTTGGATAATTTGGCTGCGGCCGGTGTAAAACAGCTGGAACTGGAAGCCCTGCGCCCGGATTCGGTTACCCTGAAGCATCTGCTGCCGCTGGCGCGGCAACGCGGCCTGCCGCTGGAACTGACCGATACCGATGTCACCCTGGAAATGGATCTTCCGGCAGACTGGGAAACCTATCTGCAAAGCCTGAGTTCGCATCAGCGTCACGAGATAAAGCGCAAAGGGCGGCGGCTGACCGAAGCCGTCGATGTCACATTTGACATAAAAGAACCTGACGATGTTCCGGCCGAGCTGGCGGCGCTGCTCCGGCTGCTCCGCATCAGCCGGAAAGACAAGGCCGAGTTCATGACCCTGGAGATGGAAGTTTTTTTCCGGGAACTGGCGGCGGCCATGGCTGATGGGGGCTGGCTGAGATTCGGGCACCTGCGGCTGAACGGGGACATTGTCGCCGCCGTCATGTGCTTTGATTATAATAACACCCGCTACCTGTATAACAGCGGCTATGAGCCGGAACACTCCGGTCTCAGCGTCGGCTTGCTGTCCAAGGTTTATTCCATTCAGGATGCCGTGGAGCGCCGGATGCGGGTTTATGATTATCTTAAAGGTGCTGAAATATACAAGTACCATCTGGGCGGACAGGAGAAACCGATCAGTAATCTCAGGATTGAGTTAAATGGCGGATAACAGCAAACTGAGTATCGCCATGTTGTCGGTACACAGTTGTCCGGTGGGGCAGCCCGGCGGGCGCGATACCGGCGGCATGAACGTCTATATCCGGGAAATGGCCGCCGCCCTGGGACGGCGGGGGCATCGTGTGGATATCTTTACCCGTGCCCATGACCCGCGGGACGCGGAGTCGGAGGCATTAGCCCCTGGTGTCCGCCTGGTCCATATCCGGGCGGGAGCCGTGGCAGAAATGGGCAAACTGACCCAGTTTAATAATCTGCCGGAATTTGAACGCAATCTCCATGATTTTTGCCGCCGCGACTGCGCCGTCTATGACCTGATTCACTCCCACTACTGGCTGTCCGGTGAAGTCGGGCGCAAGCTGGCGGCTGAACTGGGCGTACCGCATGTTTTCGCCTTCCACACCGTGGGGGCGGCCAAGGACGCCCTCGGCCTGGGTGCACCGGAACCGGGCTTGAGGCTGATAACCGAGGCTGAAATAGTCAACGACTGCCGCCGCATCATGTGCGGCACCTTGGGGGAGGCGGACTCGGTTATCCGTTATCATCAGGGGGCCGCGGACAAGGTCAGCGTGGTGCCGTGCGGGGTTGACTTGGGCTTGTTCCGGCCGCTGGATAAAACGGCGGCCCGGCACATATTGGGCCAACCCGAAGCCCCGACGGTGCTGTACGTCGGCCGGCTGGATAAACTCAAAGGCATTGACCGTTTGGTTGAGGCCGCGGCTTTGTTAAAAAATAAAAACTGTCGTCTGCTGGTGGTCGGCGGCGATGAACACAGCCGGGAGACTCTGGCCCGGCTGCGCCTTCAGGCTGAAGTTCTGGGCCTCGCTGACCGGGTGAGTTTTACCGGCGCGACGCCGCAGTCCCAGATGCCTTGGTATTATGCCGCCGCCGATGTGGTCGCCGTGCCGTCTTACTCCGAGACCTTTGGTATGGTGGCTCTGGAAGCGGTCGCCTGCGGGACGCCGGTGGTTTCTGCTGATGTCGGCGCCGCCCGGGATATTATTAAAGAAGGGATTTCCGGCTCCGTCACGCCGGATAACCTGCCGTCGTCATTAGCCCCGGCGCTGGATGACTGGTTAAATCGCCCGACAGTTGACCCGGAAATACTGCATTGCTCCATCAGTGATTTCAGCTGGGACGCGGTGGCTGTGCGGGTGGAGGCGGTTTTTGAATCACTGATGGTTGCCAAAGAAGATACCGAGGTGTGTTTGAATGGATAGTGTAAAACAAGCCGATGTACTGGTGGTGATGGCGCATCCGGATGACCCGGAGTTTTCCTCCGGCGGCACCATTGCCCGGCTGGCTGGCGAGGGCAAGCGGGTGGTCTATGTCATCTGTACCGCCGGAGACAAGGGCACGGATGACCGGCAGATGCCGCCGGCCCGGTTGGTGGCCATCCGCATGGAAGAACAGCGGGCAGCCGCCCGAACCCTCGGTGTTGAAGACGTTGTGTTTCTGGGAAATCCGGATCAGGGACTGGAAGCCACGCCGGAGTTGCGCAAAGAGCTGGTGCGGTTGATTCGCCTTTACCGGCCGGAACTGGTCATTACCCACTCGCCTTACCAGCGCTATATCTGGTGGCACCGGGATCACCGGCAGTGCGGTGAGGCAACTATGGACGCGGTCTTTCCCTATTCGCGGGATCATCTGGCGTATCCGGACCTGCTGGCCGCCGGTTATGAGCCGCATAAGGTTGGAGAGGTCTGGCTGGCCGGGGCCGAGGATTCGGACTACCGCTCCGACATTGAAGGCTTTTTTGACCGCAAGGTTGAGGCCATCAAGTGCCACCGCAGTCAGGTGGGCGATGATTTTGCCGCCCGGCTGGATCGGATTAAAGCCCGGGCTTCCGCAGCCGCCGAAGGCGAAGAGTTTCTGCTGGCGGAATCGTTCAAGAAGATTGAGATACCGTGGTGACCGCCTGAATTCCAAATCCAGATATCTTAATAACCAACAAATATTCCGGGAAAAGGCGACGCCGGTGCAGTAATCCTTGACTCATCCTTGTCATATTTCATATAATATCTTTCTGTTTGTAAGCAGACCCGGTATTTCGTGCCGAAAAAACCGGATTCTGCCCGAGTGGCGCAATGGTAGCGCAACCGACTTGTAATCGGTAGGTTAGTGGGTTCGAATCCCCTCTCGGGCTCGGCTGTTGTACGTGGAGAGGTGCCGGAGTGGTTAATCGGAGCAGTCTGTAAAACTGCCGCTCGAAAGGGCTTCACTGGTTCGAATCCAGTCCTCTCCAGTTTTTTTATATTCGGCAGCTAGACAACGTAGCTGGTAATAACTATAATACTAGGGTTGCCCACATAGCTCAGTCGGTAGAGCACGTTCTTGGTAAGAACGGGGTCATCGGTTCGAATCCGATTGTGGGCTCCAGACGAGAAATTAATAAGGGGGAAAATATAAATGGCTAAACAGAAATTTGATCGCTCTAAACCGCATGCCAACGTTGGCACCATCGGTCACGTTGACCATGGCAAGACCACGCTGACCGCCGCCATCACCACCGTGCTGGCCGCCGCCGGCCTGGCTCAGAAGCGCAGCTTTGATTCCATTGACAATGCGCCGGAAGAAAAAGCCCGCGGTATGACCATCGCCATCTCTCATGTTGAGTACGAGACGGCCAACCGTCACTATGCTCACATTGACTGCCCCGGCCATGCCGACTTTGTCAAGAACATGATCACCGGTGCCGCCCAGATGGACGGTGCCATCCTGGTGGTCAGCGCTCCCGACGGTCCCATGCCGCAGACCCGCGAGCATGTACTGCTGGCGCGTCAGGTCCAGGTGCCGGCCATTGTGGTCGCCCTGAACAAAGTGGACATCATGGAAGATGAAGAACTGCTGGAGCTGGTGGAGCTTGAAGTTCGCGAACTGCTGAACAAATACAAGTTCCCCGGTGATGACACTCCGGTCATGCGCGTGGCCGCCGTCAAGGCGCTGGAATGTGCCTGCGGCAAGCAGGAGTGTGAATGGTGCGGCCGCATCCTGAAACTGATGGATGCTGTTGATACCTTTATTCCCATGCCGGAACGCCCCAAGGACAAGCCGTTCCTGATGCAGGTAGAAGATGTCTTTTCCATCAAAGGCCGCGGCACCGTGGCCACCGGTCGGGTTGACCGCGGTGTAGTCAAGGTCGGCGATGAAGTTGAAATCGTTGGTCTGCACCATGACACCCGCAAGGTTGTTGTCACCGGTGTGGAAATGTTCCACAAACTGCTGGACAGCGCCGAGCCCGGCGATGCCGTCGGTCTGTTGCTCCGCGGTGTTGAACGCACCGATATTGAGCGCGGCCAGGTGATGGCCAAGCCCGGCTCCATCAAGCCGCACACTAAAGCCGAAGCCGAGGTCTATGTTCTGTCCAAGGACGAAGGTGGTCGCCACACTCCGTTCTTCAACGGTTACAAGCCCCAGTTCTACATCGGCACCACCGATGTCACCGGCAACATTGAGCTGCCGGCCGGCGTGGAGATGGTGATGCCTGGCGATAACGTCAAGATGAAGGTCAACTTAATCTACCCGGTTGCAATGGAAAAGGGTCTTCGGTTCGCCATCCGCGAAGGTGGCCGCACCGTAGGCGCCGGCGCCATCACCGAAATTCTGGAGTAATATGGCTAAGACAGAAAACCGGATCGTAATTACTTTTGCCTGCACCGAGTGCAGCGAGAGAGTATATACGTCGTCCAAAAACAAGCGCAATGACGCTCGGCGTCTGGAGATTAATAAGTATTGTCCCCGCTGCCGGACTCATCATTTGTTTCGGGAGACTAAGTGACGGGACAATTGCGAAAGCAAGCCATGTCAAAAACAAATGCCAAGCCGCCGGCTAACAAGCCGGCGGCTGCGGCCAGGCCTGGTTTTTTCGGCAATATCATTGCTGAACTGAAAAAGGTTACCTGGCCGACTCGGGATGAAATAAGAAAGCTGACCGTAATGGTATTGGTCGTGGCCTTTTCCGTCGGGCTGGTGCTCGGCGTACTGGACTATGGCCTGTCCTACCTGGTGGATAACTTCCTGCTGAAATAGCGGGATGCGGTTGGTAACAGGCGCAAGCCGAAGGTGCTGGTATTGACGGAAAACGATAGAAAATGGTACGTGGTTCATACTTATTCCGGTCATGAAGAACGGGTGAGAAAGAACCTGGGCGAAAGAATTCAGACGCTGGATCTGGGCGAGGAAATCTGCCGCGTGGAAGTCCCCACCGAAGAAGAGGTGGAGGTCAAAAACGGTCTGCGGCGGACCATCCGGCGTAAGATTTTGCCTGGCTACGTCATTGTTCAAATGTTGATGACTGACCAGAACTGGAATATCGTTCGCAATACACCCGGTGTGACCGGGTTTGTCGGCACGGCCGGCAAACCGACGCCGCTTAAGCCCCATGAAGTTGACCGCATCATTACCCAGATGGAGGCGGAAGCCCCGCGGGTGAAGGTCGGCTTTAAGAAAGGCCAGAGCGTCCGGGTGGTTGACGGGCCGTTCGTTGACTTCATCGGTATGGTGGACGAGGTCCACGCCGACAAGGGCAAGGTTAAGGTATTGCTTTCACTGTTCGGTCGGGAAACCCCGGTGGAACTGGACTTTTTACAGGTGGAGAAGCTCTAAGAGAGTTACTCCCGGATTCAAGGAGATAGGCTTTGGCTAAGAAAATTAAAGCAATTATTAAATTGCAGATTCCCGCCGGTAAGGCTAATCCGGCACCGCCCATCGGTCCGGCGCTTGGTCAGCATGGCGTCAACATCATGGGTTTCTGTAAGGAATACAATGAGCGCACCGCTTCTATGGAAGGCACCGTGGTGCCGGTGGAGATTACCGTCTTTGATGACCGGTCTTTCACCTTCATCACCAAGACCCCGCCGGCCGCCGACCTGCTGAAGAAAGCCGCAGGCGTCCCCAAGGGTGCCACCAGTCCCGGTCAGGGTGCCCCCATTGTGATATCCCGCGCCAAGGTGCGCGAAATCGCTGAATTGAAAATGAAAGATCTCAACGCCGTTGATGTGGAAGGCGCCGTGCGTATTATCGCCGGTTCCGCCCGCAGCATGGGGATAAAGGTAGAATAATATGGCAGACCATGGAAAAAGATTTGAAGCAGTAGAAAAGCTGGTGGAATCCGGCAAAGATTACACGGCCGCTGAGGCCGTTGCACTGGCCAAACAGGCCGCCACCTGTAAATTTGATGAGACCGTAGAGATGCACCTCAAGATGGGACTTGACCCGCGTAACTCTGCTCAGGTAGTCCGGGGCGTGGCGCTGATGCCGCACGGGTTGGGCAAGCAGGTGCGGGTGTTGGTTTTCGCTCAGGGCGATGCCGAAAAAATTGCCCGGGACGCCGGTGCCGATATTGTCGGCGGCGACGACCTGGTGGAAAAGATCGCCGGCGGCTGGCTGGAGTTTGATGTCGCCATCGCCACGCCGGAAATGATGGGTAAAGTCGGTAAACTGGGTAAGTCGCTCGGCCGCAAGGGGTTGATGCCTAATCCCAAGGCCGGCACCGTGGTACCCGCTTCCGATCTGCCGCAAACCATCAAGGAAGCCCGCATGGGCCGGGTGGAATTCAAGCTGGATCGGACTGCCATCATTCACGTTATCCTGGGTAAAGCCAGTTTTGAAGAAGAAAAACTGGTGGGCAATATGACGTCACTGATGGAAGCGATAGTGCGTGCCAAGCCCGCCGCAGCCAAAGGGCAGTACATTAAGAGTGCTTTCCTGACCACTACCATGGGCCCCGGCATTAAGCTGGATATGCGCTCCATCATGTCTCTTGCTGGGGTCTAGTGTCGCTTGCGTCTCACACCGCAGGATGCTAAGATAACCTGAATTAACAATTTAATATCCGGAGACAGCCGGCGTCCCTTTGAGGACTTAATTAATGCCCGCCGAGGAAACAGAGAGCCGATAACGGTTTTTTAAGAGTCCTTGCGCGTGCGAGGACTTTTTTTATTTCTGAAGAGAGGTTAGAAGTATGGTAAATGCCAAAGTTAAGCTGAAAAAACAGCAAACAATTGATGAGCTGCAAAAGATCATCGCTGAATCCAGCGTAGCCATCATCACCAATTACCGTGGTGTCAGCACCGCTGAACTCACCGGTTTACGCGGCAAACTGCGCCAGTCCAGCGTCGGTTACAAAGTGGTCAAAAACACGCTGGTTAAAAGCGCCGCTGCCGGTGCCGGTAAGGACAACCTGACGGCGCTGTTAGACGGGCCGATTGCCTTGTCCTGGGGCTACGGTGAGGATGTTACCGGGCCGGCCAAACTGCTACTGGAACACATCACCAAATCCAAGTCCGTAATGACTGTGGAGGGCGGTTTTCTCGGCTCTCGCGCCTTGTCCGCTGAGGATGTGACCACCCTGTCCAAACTGCCGTCAAAAGAGATTCTGGTGGCTAAGGTGCTGGGCGGTATTCAAGCCCCGCTCTACAAACTGGTCGGTACCCTTAACGCGCCCATTCAGGGTTTGGTGACTGTGTTGAACGGCCACCTGAAGCAATTAGAAGAAGCCAAATAAATTTAGAAAATATTAACGGAGGAATTACAGAAATGGCTGTTAAAGAAATCATCGCTCAAATCAAGGAACTCAACGTCATGGACCTGGCCGATCTGGTCAAGGCTCTGGAAGAAGAATTCGGCGTCAGTGCCGCGGTTCCCATGGCTGCTGCGGCGGCCCCGGCTGGCGGCGGCGAGGCTGCTGCCCCTGCTGAAGAGCAGACCGAATTTGATGTCATTCTGAAAGACATCGGCGCCAATAAGATCAACGTCATCCGGGTTGTTCGCGAACTGACCGGCCTGGGACTCAAAGAGTCCAAGGAAATGGTTGAAGCCGCTCCCAAAGCAGTCAAGGAAGCTGTCAGCAAGGAAGAAGCTGCCAGCGTTAAAGAGAAGCTGGAAGCTGCCGGCGCCACCGTCGAAGTTAAATAGTCTTAAATCACGTAGAAAAAAAGGGAACCCGCCGGAAGGCGGGTTCCCTTTGTGTGTTTAAACAGGGAGGCGGAATTACTGCTGTCGGACGATGAGCAACGGCAGTTCGCTCTCTGCCAGAAGTTTGTGGGTGATTGATTTTGCCCGCCAGGTGGACACCACCGAGGCCGTCGCCATGACCACCATATCGGCCCCAAGCACCCTGGCCGCAGCGGCAATCAGGCGGGATGAATCGTCGCCGATGTCTACCCGTGTGTCGGCATCAAGCCCCTCCAACCGGAGTTTGCGGGCTAGTTGTTCCAGGTAATCCCCGGTTTTTTCCTGTTCTTTGACTGATACTTCCCGGTCATACAGACCACGGTCGCCGACCAGGTCTGATTCCGGTTCGGCATCGTAAACTTCCCTGACCATGCTGAATAGGGTGATTTCTCCGTCATCAACCCGGGCCAGTGCCACCGCCGGCGCCAGAGCTTGTTCCGAGCCGGCGCTGCCGTCCAGCGGGACCAGAATTTGGTTAAACAGCGGTCGGCCGCCATCCGGCGTATGGGGCGGCACCAGCATGGCCGGGCAGCCCACCAACCGGAAAACGTCGTCAAAGAGTGACGTTGTCTGACGCTGAGTGGTACTGGAACCTTCCCGCACCATGACAACCAGGTCAATCCCGTTGTTGGCCACATAGTTTTGGATAACCTCGGTCGGCTGACCGAATTGAGTTACAGCGGTCACCGCCGGCAGTGCGCCGTCGCCGGTGAGGTCGGCAGCGATTATTTCCGCCCGTTTCTCCAGGTACAGCCGATGCATGGTATGGTGCAGGTGATGGCTTTCATCACAGGCATGTAGCAGTACCAACTCGGCCCCGGTCCGGCGGGCCAGGGCTTCTCCGTAAGGAATCACGGCTTCAGCCAGGTCTGAACCATCCAACGGCAGCAGAATTTTCTTAAACATTCAGTCTCCTTTTTAAGAGGTTGTTTCAGGATACCTTTTTGGCGCCAATGCGTCAATTTGTCCGGAACCGATATCCATATTACCGCCTCTTCGGCTGTTTGAAACTGGCGTTATGAGGTGTTACACTCAAGCCCTTATGATTACTATCGGACTAACCGGCGGTATCGGCAGCGGTAAGAGTACGGTCGGCGCTATGTTGAAAGACTTGGGCGCCGCGTTTATTGACGCGGATAAGGTCGGCCACCGGTTGTTGCGGGAAGATGAAGCGTTAAAGGCCGAGATTGTCCGTCTCTTCGGCGAGGATATAGTTAACGGCAACGGTCAGATTGACCGGCGGCGGCTGGCGGGTATTGTTTTCAGCGACCCGGCGGCGCTGAATCGTCTTAACGCGGTTACACATCCGTTAATCAACCGGGCGGTAGCCGCGGAAGTGGCGCAACTCAGACAAGATGGTTATCAGGTGATTGTTGTGGAGGCGCCTTTGCTGGTAGAGGCCGGATGGGCGGCCGAGTCCGACACTATCTGGCTGACGGTGGCCCCGGCGAAGGTGGTGCTCAAACGGCTGGTGGAAAAAATGGGTTACACCGAAGCCGAAGCCGGGGCGCGGATCGCCTCCCAAACATCCAACGATGAGCGGCGGCGTTACGCCGCTGAGGTAATAGACACCGATACCAGCCTGGAAGAGCTTAAAATCCGGGTAGAGCGGCTCTGGCGGGGATTGTAACCTTTAACCTCAGGCCTTTTTAAGATAGCCCAGCCCGTCCCGCAGCGGCATGGGTTTGAAACCGAATTGATTCTCCACGGCATCCGGTTCGGTGGTGTTTTCAATCTCCATGGATTTGAACTCCCCCATGCTGATCGGCGGATTGGCGAAAAGCTTATCCATGACGGCTACCACCGGCAGCATCAGCGGCCGGGGTATTTTGACCTTCAGTTTTTTCTTGCCCATAGCTCTTAAGAGTTCGTCCAGCATGGTCTCATAGGTCACAATTTCCGGGCCGCCGACCGGGCAACTCTCACCGCTTTTTTCGCCGGCGACCATTTTGAGAACGCAGCTGACCACATCACCGATCCAGATGGGCTGCAGTCGGCTTTTACCGTCACCGGCAATGGGGACGATGAACGGCACCATATTAACCGAGCGTATCAGCGAAGCGACAAAACCGGCGCCCTGACCGAACATCACCGAAGGCTGGAGAATGGAGTAGTCCAGGCCGGAGTTTTTGACCGCTTCCATGCCCAGCCACTTGGAATGGAGATAAGTGTAGCGGGGGTCGGGGGAAGCTCCCAGAATGCCCATGTGGATGAAACGCTTTACTCCGGCATCCCGGGCGGCATTGACCACGTTCTGTGTGCCGACCACGTTAATTTTGTGATAGGTGTTTGGCCCGAATTCCCGGATGATGGCCACCAGGTGAATGACGGTGTCTACACCTGCCATGGCCGCCCGCAGACCTTCTGTATCGGTGACGTTGCCCACGGCCAGTTCGGCACCTGGGGCCTGGATGCGGGCACCTTCAGCTTCATTGGTGACCAGACAGCGCAGCTGGTGACCGTCCTTGTGCAGCCGGGGGATAAGGTGGCTGGCGACAAAACCGCTGGCACCGGTGATGAGTATCATGGCATCCTCCCGAAATGAAGTTCATATCAGTATAGCGCGAAAAGATTGAAAGCGGTAGAGTCCGATTGATTTTTTTTCTAAAAGGCAAATACATCACCGGCGAGTGTTATAATACCAACGGGAGGACGTAGAATGTATCCCGCACTGCTTTGGGAAAAATTGCCGGACAACCGGGTCAGATGCGGCACCTGCCAGTGGTTTTGCCGCATCAATGAAGGACAGACCGGTGTCTGCCGTATGTATCGGAACGACGCCGGGGCGTTGTTCAACCTGAATTATGCCAAAATTTCCTCACTGGCGGTTGATCCCATTGAGAAGAAGCCGTTGTATCATTTCCATCCCGGTTCCAAAGTATTCTCTTTGGGCAGCTGGGGCTGTAATTTCCATTGCCGCGGTTGCCAGAATTGGGAGATTGCCTGTCCTGAGGACGAGAACGGTTTGCGGTATTCCCGGGAAATATTGCCGGAGCGGGCGGTGGAGATGGCCTGTCAGTCCGGCAGTGCCGGTATCGCCTGGACTTATAATGAGCCGTCTGTCTGGCTGGAATATACTCTGGAGACCGCCAGACTGGCCAAAGCACAGGGGCTCTATACGGTCTATGTTACCAACGGTTATGCCTCGGAGGCCCAGCTTGATGCCATCGGGCCGTTTCTGGATGCCTGGCGGGTGGACGTCAAGGGATTCAATAACCAGAGTTATCGTAAAATAGGGCGGGTTCAGAATTATGAAGGGATTTTGCGGGTTACGGAACGGGCCAGTCACAAGTGGGGCATGCACGTTGAGGTGGTGACCAATATTATGCCCTGTATCAATGACGATGACAACCAGCTCCGCGGCATCGCTGAGTGGATTGCCGGCAGTTTAAGCCCGTTGACGCCGTGGCACATTACCCGGTTTCATCCCCGCCGGCAGATGCAAGACTATCCGGTGACGCCGCTGGAAACTATGGAGCGGGCCCTCGCACTGGGGGTGGCAGCTGGCCTGGAGTTTGTCTATCTGGGGAACGTTGGCGGTAATGATTCCGGTGACACCGTCTGTTACAATTGTGGGCAAAAAGCGGTTAAGCGGTCCGGTTATTCAGCCCGAATAATGGGTTTAGTTGGAACCCATTGCCGCTTTTGCGGCACGGAATTGAATTTCAGAGTGTAGCTACTATTGAACGAAAAGAGACGACAGCCATGGTAATGACACGGCATCCGATCGCATCAGGAAAATTTTATCCGGGTACCGCTGAACAACTGCGGGCCTTTATTGAGTCATTTGTGGAGCGGCATGATGACAAGATTCAGGCGGTCGGCATTATCTCGCCGCATGCCGGCTATATTTATTCCGGGGCGGTGGCCGCCTCAGTCATAACCCGTATTGCTCCGGCTGATACCTACATCATCATCGGCCCTAACCATACCGGGATGGGCAAACCATTCAGCATTATGACCGTCGGTAACTGGCAAACACCGTTGGGCGACGTACCCATTGATTCGGCTTTGGCCCAGAATATTCTGGCCAATTCCAAATACCTCCAGGAAGACCGAACGGCCCACCAGAGCGAACACGCGATAGAGGTGCAGTTGCCGCTGCTCCAGTATTTCAAACCGGATCTCAAAATCGTTCCGATTACCCTGGCCGTCGCTACGCTGGAGATTTATCGGGAAATCGGGGCCAGTATTGCTCAGGCGGTTCAGGAATCACCGGACAAAAAGATAGTGATTGTGGCCTCCTCTGACATGACTCACTATGAGCCGCAGGAATCCGCCGTTGCTAAGGACAAGAGAGCCATTGAAGCTATTTTGGAATTAGATGAAGAGGCTTTGCTGGAGCGGGTTATCAAGGAAAGAATTTCCATGTGTGGTTATGCACCCGCCGTCACCATGTTGACGGCGGCCCGGGCACTGGGCGCCAAAAGCGCTGAATTGGTGCGGTACCAGACTTCCGGCGACGCTTCGGGGGATTATTCCGCCGTGGTCGGCTACGCCGGTATCATCGTGCATTGTCGCCAGACTTCACCGCTGGTAAGTCTGGCCAGAGAGGCGGTGGAAACCTTTGTGAAAGAGCACCGGACGGTCAGTCCGCCGAAAGAACTGCCCCCGGAGATGACCGGCCGGGCCGGGGTTTTTGTTTCCCTGAAAAAGGAAGGTCAGTTGCGGGGGTGTATCGGCACGTTTGA from Dehalogenimonas sp. W includes the following:
- the amrB gene encoding AmmeMemoRadiSam system protein B gives rise to the protein MVMTRHPIASGKFYPGTAEQLRAFIESFVERHDDKIQAVGIISPHAGYIYSGAVAASVITRIAPADTYIIIGPNHTGMGKPFSIMTVGNWQTPLGDVPIDSALAQNILANSKYLQEDRTAHQSEHAIEVQLPLLQYFKPDLKIVPITLAVATLEIYREIGASIAQAVQESPDKKIVIVASSDMTHYEPQESAVAKDKRAIEAILELDEEALLERVIKERISMCGYAPAVTMLTAARALGAKSAELVRYQTSGDASGDYSAVVGYAGIIVHCRQTSPLVSLAREAVETFVKEHRTVSPPKELPPEMTGRAGVFVSLKKEGQLRGCIGTFEPSQETIGAEIIANAIAAASRDPRFLPVSQEELGHLSYSVDVLTEPEPAELDELDPKNYGIIVERGWKRGLLLPDLEGVDTVEAQISICRQKAGIGTLEPVTLYKFQVKRYR